The DNA window TGGTTGAGTCAGTGGCTAAAGATTTACATATTGTATGCGTCAGTCTCCAGATGGAGGGGTTAAAGGTCACACAGAAATCCATGTaccctgttgtttttatattcttaGTGACATACTTTTTTAACTGTTATGCATATTTGCATTTCAGTTCTAATTGCCATCGATAAGAACCTTCACCAGCCCATGTATCTCCAGTTTTAAAGTCAGCCAGTGACATACTTGGAAGTACTCTAGGTATCATCAGTTATTATGAATGTGTAGTTCACGTTTTCACCACACAGTTTATTGGGGCCAGCGCTCACACTGTGCTCATGATTAAGGCCTTTGAGTTTGTTCCTGTCGAGGTGAAACAAACGAAAAGGAGAAAAACCCTCTGGATGTGGTCACGGCTGAAGGTGGAAGAGGTGACTTGGGTCAAAAGTGTCCCAAGTATCCTGAAGTGTTTACCAGGCTTAACTCAGCTTGTGGTCGTCACTGTTAAAACTTTCAGTCGGGTCAAACCAGAACTTCACTCTTGAGTCTCTTGTTAAAAAGCTAACTCTGGTTTTGCTGCCTGTGCTTTTTAGAACTCATCATAAAATATTGCTACTTTGTGctacttgtgttttgttttcttgtttttcttcatttgtccTTTGTGAAACAATTTGTAACAATTGTTCTGGAAGCTACTACATAagttatttctgttgtttttatgacaGGATTCTGTTTGCAGAGTTTAGTGTAAATGGAACTTTGCCGAGTAGGAAAGTCCCTTGATGTTACATCAGACATTATGTAATGCTAACTGATTCCCCAATGAAAAAGCTATGTCTTTAAAAAAGAAGGAGGTCTTGCTGTGCTAGGACCTGTAGGTACAGATGAGTCAAGACTGATGAAACTAAGTCCCAAAGCACGTCTCGCTTTACTACAACTATGaatgttgaaaaatattttataatgtcgaattgtagttttctaatttgtaaGGATTTGTACTGTTGCATGCTTTTGTTGATACTTTAACTTTTTGGACCTTTAAAGTATCAGTTGTATCAAGACTAACTCAACGGATATAATAACACAAACTATACATTTGTGTTCCAGGTTGATGGAGAACTACACCTACAACAGCTTCACTCTCCAGATGGAGGGGATAAAGGTGACAAAGGATACCATGTACCATGTCTTTTTCTTGTACTTTATTTCCTATATTGTTATAATGGTTATGAATATTGGAATTTCCATTCTAATTGTCATAGATAAGAACCTTCACCAGCCCATGTATCTCCTGTTCTGTAACCTGTCAGTCAGTGACATCATTGGAAGTACTCATATTGTTCCCCGGTTGCTGTCGGACATCCTGCGTCCTCCCTCTGAACGTCTCATCAGTTATTACGAGTGTGTGGTCCAAGCTTTCACTACACAACTTTTTGGCACCACCTCCCACACGGTGCTGATGATCATGACCTTTGACAGATATGTGGCCATCTGTCATCCTCTGCGTTACGCTGCCATCATGACCAACAAGATGGTGATCAAGCTGACAGTGTCTGCCTGGGGCGTGGCCTTTGTGTTGGTGGGGATTCTGCTGGGTTTGACCATAAGACTGAACCGATGCAGGACAAAGATCATGAATCCTTACTGTGACAACGCCTCGCTGTTCAAACTctcctgtgagagtgtgtttgttaataatGTTTACGGCCTCACGTTCACCGTGGTCCTGCTCTCAGCTTCTATCGGCAGCATAGTTCTCACATATACTCAAATAACCATCGTCTGTCTGACCAGTAAAAACAAGTCTCTGAACAGTAAAGCTTTAAAGACCTGCAGCACTCATCTAATGGTGTATCTCATCATGATCTTTAGTGGAATCATTCTTATTACTCTGCATCGCTTCCCTCAGTACTCAGACTATAGGAAACTTTCTGCCATTCTGTTTGTCCTTGTCCCTGGAAGTCTCAACCCCATTATTTATGGTGTACAGTCCAAAGAGATACGGAAATTtctattgaaaatgttttgcacaaaaaaatgtttggcatcatgtaaaaaataaatgtttctttttattaagcAAATTGTCAAAAGAACTCATATGAACTGTGAATAAATTGATTAATTCTCAACGAAAGCTTCTGTTTTTGcttaaaatatacacatattgtaaatatgtaaataaatgttcacaGCAAAATACTCCAGTCTGCAAATGATTGTGTGATATTCACATAATATATTGATAGAGAAATGGAACAAAGTGAAGagagtgttttatatatatatgactgagttatatattatatatactgatGTTATTGCTATAAATTCTGTACATAGCTTTTTCTGTCTCAATACTACTCCTCAATAATGATTATTACTGAATACAAAGCAGAGCTAAAATGGCTATAGTATATATACTGTAGTATTTTCACTTCTTAtgtctgtttgtcattttatcaaATTTCATCTATGGTTGAGTCAGTAGCtaaaaatttaaatatggttCTCAGGTGTTGGTGGGTGGTCAGGTTGCCTCATCAATTGAACAGGTTTTTACAACTGAGGGAGTAATGCATTTGTTAGGTGTGTGGAGCTAATCTAATGAGAGTGATATTGTGACTTCAACAATAGCTCAACAGATTTGACTTCTCCAGTTCTTTCAACACAACTCGCTGCTCAGGGAAAAGCTGGAAGGAGTTTTTGTTGTTAGGGCATCTTTTATACCCATACTTAGCATTTCTCAAGGACATAAAAGTCTGGATGACCCACAGTTTTCTCTTATTaaaatcagataaaacagaggttctTATTCTCGGCCCTTAGAGAGAAAAATCAGGTATCTGGGAGTCTTCTTTGATCCTGATTGGTCCTTTGATTCtcaagcctagtttatgcttctgcgtcgcgtcgacgccgtacctacgccgtacctatgccgtacctacgccgtaccTATGCCGTCAACGCGGACCCCTACGgcgtagcctgacgtgcgcctcccaaaaatcctaactacgcgtcgcGTCGACGTGgaccgcaagcgctgtgattggtccgctcagaacgtaagttccggcagttgcttttccggtctttcttcctcgtcatAAAAACACCTCcgcaaacgtcttctctgtcgcccgcgcttcaacatttgcaatataagcatttgttcctCAATATTAATGAGctcaaacaacaaatacagctgctccacctcggtcgccattgtttactgttgtttactttacagaagaaaaagcgaggattcggctataaccacacaaacacacagccacaccccctagcagcatggcggtgaattgcagagcaacgcgttccttcgacgcagaacttcgaatgctcaacgactgcGTCACGTGttgcagaagcataaactaggctttactttaaacacatttctgggaccgccttctttcacttacgtaatatctcaaaaatgtcctgtctcaaaaagaagcagaaaaactAGTGCACgcctttgtcacatccagactagattattgtaattccttattatcaggctccagcagtaagtcattaaagaccctgcagcttgtccaaaatgctcCCAGAAGTCAGACTTACTTGTTGTCCCTAAAGTCTCTCAAAgtagaggaggagccagagctttcagcatcaggctcctctcctgtggaatcatctcagggtcagttcaggaggcagacctCCTCTCAGTGTTTAAGAGTCGGCTTTAAACCTTCCTTTAACATAAAGCTTAtcgttagagctggtccagacTCGTCTTAGATCAGCTCtgagttctgctgctgtagctttaGAATGTGGAggaacacatgacacatggagcttctctttcctctgctccctccttatcacatcaaataacttcacGTCTCATcaacatgttactgacttgacttcttcccggAGTCCCTGGGCCTTATCGCTCGCAGATCCACAtcgtggatcatgatggtggatcatgatcgaggtggcagctgatcgtagACTATGATCACAATAAGACTGCTTGAtaaacaatatgtctcctcagatactcgaccattactgacaataacttcTCAATTTATTCACGTTCCATCAAGCTTCAAACTGTTTCCTCTAACCAGCGCTGTAACTACTCTTATTTCTCTGACGTTCTCAGTGACACGTGGCGTCTACTGCACTTGTGTCCTGGGAGACAGATCCTTTTTAGTAGTTTCACCCTTGttgagttaagaacagaggacgtcacagcttgttaaagcctatgagacaaattgtgatttgtgaatatgggctatacaaatacattttgattgattgattgattgacttagGGCATTACTCAcagggcctgatctactaaaagtgtgcgtgtgtaaaaacatgtgcaaacttgatttcacccacaaaaaaacatgcaagctgatCGACTAACAGTGCGCACTGAGGTCTGCGTGGAGAATAACATGCGCTGTTCATTTAGCACGTTTGCCTTAATGAATATGCAAAATCTGCATTTCTACCTGAGTGCACAAATAGATGCGaatactttaatttagcacatgcattgtgatttacaaagcctgaaaaAAGATTGTGGTAGTTGTGACTGCGTCTTTATTTAAAACGTTTGAAAGGAAAGTGCTAATCGGCACAGCGCTAcgcacagatggctgcagttattgtggtgaggaggagatggcaggaagaagacagagagaacgGATTCTTTCTGCTCGTGTTAGCATGTTTGGATGGACAGAAGCAAAAACAATTCCTCTCCTGTCAGGGCACTGATCGTCACACCAGATACAGCTGACCAGCTGCctggtgtgtgctgtgtgtgcaacAACGGCCCGAGTGTCGAGCCTGAGTGCTCGTGCCACAGAAGACACAGCCCTCACTTGCCGCACAATATTGGTGAGAGGCATCTCTTCCACCGAGGTTTTATTATGagctatttattttcttctactCTTAATTTCattggtttttgttttacccacaTCATTTACTTTCTTGCAGATACTCTCCcatattgtgtttctttaagttatattcatatttctttGCTCAACagcatgtttgtttgcctcttccacTAACACATCCAGTTCTATTGCATTAAATTTAATTCTGCTCCCCGTAATGCTCCATGGCAGAAACCAGTAACACACGcaaaacactcatttaaataCTACTGCCTCCACCATGTTTGCAACTGTTATCATTTGCGCAATCATTTGAAGTAGATCACCCGCAAAACGCCCACCAACCAAATGTGCAATCTGTTATAATGCAGACGTAATTTAGCTCTCTATATTTTGGATGTCAGTAGATCAGGCCCGCAGAGTGTACAAAGAACTAGTGTAAGCCCTGTGGTCTAAACATGGAGTAttattgggttagggttaggggttaacTGTAACCAGGGCCTGAAAAATGACACTTAACTTTTTTTCTCccaaattaatcacatttttgaAAACGAAACAGGCTTGAAAACGTATTAAACTTGGCACTAGCGTCGTTGTTACATAGTCTGTATAgctattttcattatttcaggtTGATGGAAAACTACACCTACAACAGCTTCATACTCCAGCTGGAGGGGTTGAATGTTTCAAATGAATCAATCTACCcagtcttcctcttcttccttttctcctaTCTGTTCATCCTGGTAGCTAACGTAGGCATTGCTGTCCTAGTTTTCACAGACAAAAACCTTCACCAGCCCATGTACCTCCTTTTCTGTAACCTGCCATTTAATGACATACTTGGAAACTCTATCATGGTCCCGTGTTTGCTCATAGACATCCTGCGTCCTCCCTCTGAACGTCTCATCAGTTATTACGAGTGTGTGGTCCAAGCTTTCACCACACACATGTTCGGCACCACCTCCCACACGGTGCTGATGATCATGGCCTTTGACAGATATGTGGCCATCTGTCATCCTCTGCGTTACGCTGCCATCATGACCAACAAGATGGTGATCAAGCTGACAGTGTCTGCCTGGGCCGTGGCCTTTGTGTTGGTGGGGATTCTGCTGGGTTTGACCATAAGACTGAACCGATGCAGGACAAAGATCATGAATCCTTACTGTGACAACGCCTCGCTGTTCAAACTctcctgtgagagtgtgtttgttaataatGTTTACGGCCTCACGTTCACCGTGGTCCTGCTCTCAGCTTCTATCGGCAGCATAGTTCTCACATATACTCAAATAACCATCGTCTGTCTGACCAGTAAAAACAAGTCTCTGAACAGTAAAGCTTTAAAGACCTGCAGCACTCATCTAATGGTGTATCTCATCATGATGTTTAGTGGAATGATCATCATTATTCTGCATCGCTTCCCTCAGTACTCAGACTATAGGAAGCTGTCTGCCATTCTGTTTGTCCTTGTCCCTGGAAGTCTCAACCCCATTATTTATGGTGTACAGTCCAAAGAGATACGGAAATttctatttgaaatgttttgcacaaaaaaatgtttggcatcatgtaaaaaataaatgtttctttttattatcaaaaGAACTCATATGAAACCATGAACcgtgaaaaaaatgtatcaatgTTAATGCTCTGAATGAAAGCTTCTGTTTTTgcctaaaatatatattaattgtaaatatgtaaataaatgttcacaGCAAAATACTCTAGTCTGCAAATGATTGTGTGATAATCACTTAATGTATTGATACAGAAATGGAACAAAGAGAATATTTGAACACAGCACATAGAAACATGGAAGGAGACCTCTGTAGATGTGAACAGCTTTGGTTGTCAAAAGTGAGCAGAAAAATGtcctgattttattattatgaatacTGTATATTGCTTGTGTGTCTCAATGCTCGTGGTCAATGATGATTAGTGTAATGATTATTACTGGATACACAGCAGTGCTAAAACAGCTAATTGATCAGCATGTTGTGTGTTAGATTTAACACTTTGTTGTGTAATTAACTTTGAAGCCATTAAGGAATGAACTTCCAACTGCAGCAGTTTTAAGtattttcacttcttttttctgtttttcattttatcaaaTGTCCTTAATGGTTGAGTCAGTGGCTAAAGATTTACATATTGTATGCGTCAGTCTCCAGATGGAGGGGTTAAAGGTCACACAGAAATCCATGTaccctgttgtttttatattcttaGTGACATACTTTTTTAACTGTTATGCATATTTGCATTTCAGTTCTAATTGCCATCGATAAGAACCTTCACCAGCCCATGTATCTCCAGTTTTAAAGTCAGCCAGTGACATACTTGGAAGTACTCTAGGTATCATCAGTTATTATGAATGTGTAGTTCACGTTTTCACCACACAGTTTATTGGGGCCAGCGCTCACACTGTGCTCATGATTAAGGCCTTTGAGTTTGTTCCTGTCGAGGTGAAACAAACGAAAAGGAGAAAAACCCTCTGGATGTGGTCACGGCTGAAGGTGGAAGAGGTGACTTGGGTCAAAAGTGTCCCAAGTATCCTGAAGTGTTTACCAGGCTTAACTCAGCTTGTGGTCGTCACTGTTAAAACTTTCAGTCGGGTCAAACCAGAACTTCACTCTTGAGTCTCTTGTTAAAAAGCTAACTCTGGTTTTGCTGCCTGTGCTTTTTAGAACTCATCATAAAATATTGCTACTTTGTGctacttgtgttttgttttcttgtttttcttcatttgtccTTTGTGAAACAATTTGTAACAATTGTTCTGGAAGCTACTACATAagttatttctgttgtttttatgacaGGATTCTGTTTGCAGAGTTTAGTGTAAATGGAACTTTGCCGAGTAGGAAAGTCCCTTGATGTTACATCAGACATTATGTAATGCTAACTGATTCCCCAATGAAAAAGCTATGTCTTTAAAAAAGAAGGAGGTCTTGCTGTGCTAGGACCTGTAGGTACAGATGAGTCAAGACTGATGAAACTAAGTCCCAAAGCACGTCTCGCTTTACTACAACTATAAttgttgaaaaatattttataatgtcgaattgtagttttctaatttgtaaGGATTTGTACTGTTGCATGCTTTTGTTGATACTTTAACTTTTTGGACCTTTAAAGTATCAGTTGTATCAAGACTAACTCAACGGATATAATAACACAAACTATACATTTGTGTTCCAGGTTGATGGAGAACTACACCTACAACAGCTTCACTCTCCAGATGGAGGGGATAAAGGTGACAAAGGATACCATGTACCCTGTCTTTTTCTTGTACTTTATTTCCTATATTGTTATAATGGTTATGAATATTGGAATTTCCATTCTAATTGTCATAGATAAGAACCTTCACCAGCCCATGTATCTCCTGTTCTGTAACCTGTCAGTCAGTGACATCATTGGAAGTACTCGTATTGTTCCCCGGTTGCTGTCGGACATCCTGCGTCCTCCCTCTGAACGTCTCATCAGTTATTACGAGTGTGTGGTCCAAGCTTTCACCTCACAACTTTTTGGCACCACCTCCCACACGGTGCTGATGATCATGGCCTTTGACAGATATGTGGCCATCTGTCATCCTCTGCGTTACGCTGCCATCATGACCAACAAGATGGTGATCAAGCTGACAGTGTCTGCCTGGGGCGTGGCCTTTGTGTTGGTGGGGATTCTGCTGGGTTTGACCATAAGACTGAACCGATGCAGGACAAAGATCATGAATCCTTACTGTGACAACGCCTCGCTGTTCAAACTctcctgtgagagtgtgtttgttaataatGTTTACGGCCTCACGTTCACCGTGGTCCTGCTCTCAGCTTCTATCGGCAGCATAGTTCTCACATATACTCAAATAACCATCGTCTGTCTGACCAGTAAAAACAAGTCTCTGAACAGTAAAGCTTTAAAGACCTGCAGCACTCATCTAATGGTGTATCTCATCATGATGTTTAGTGGAATCATTCTTATTACTCTGCATCGCTTCCCTCAGTACACAGACATCAGGAACCTTTCTGCCATTCTGTTTGTCCTTGTCCCTGGAAGTCTCAACCCCATTATTTATGGTGTACAGTCCAAAGAGATACGGAAATTtctattgaaaatgttttgcacaaaaaaatgtttggcatcatgtaaaaaataaatgtttctttttattaagcAAATTGTCAAAAGAACTCATATGAACTGTGAATAAATTGATTAATTCTCAACGAAAGCTTCTGTTTTTGcttaaaatatacacatattgtaaatatgtaaataaatgttcacaGCAAAATACTCCAGTCTGCAAATGATTGTGTGATATTCACATAATATATTGATAGAGAAATGGAACAAAGTGAAGagagtgttttatatatatatgactgagttatatattatatatactgatGTTATTGCTATAAATTCTGTACATAGCTTTTTCTGTCTCAATACTACTCCTCAATAATGATTATTACTGAATACAAAGCAGAGCTAAAATGGCTATAGTATATATACTGTAGTATTTTCACTTCTTAtgtctgtttgtcattttatcaaATTTCATCTATGGTTGAGTCAGTAGCtaaaaatttaaatatggttCTCAGGTGTTGGTGGGTGGTCAGGTTGCCTCATCAATTGAACAGGTTTTTACAACTGAGGGAGTAATGCATTTGTTAGGTGTGTGGAGCTAATCTAATGAGAGTGATATTGTGACTTCAACAATAGCTCAACAGATTTGACTTCTCCAGTTCTTTCAACACAACTCGCTGCTCAGGGAAAAGCTGGAAGGAGTTTTTGTTGTTAGGGCATCTTTTATACCCATACTTAGCATTTCTCAAGGACATAAAAGTCTGGATGACCCACAGTTTTCTCTTATTaaaatcagataaaacagaggttctTATTCTCGGCCCTTAGAGAGAAAAATCAGGTATCTGGGAGTCTTCTTTGATCCTGATTGGTCCTTTGATTCtcaagcctagtttatgcttctgcgtcgcgtcgacgccgtacctacgccgtacctatgccgtacctacgccgtacctacgccgtacctatgccgtacctacgccgtaccTATGCCGTCAACGCGGACCCCTACGgcgtagcctgacgtgcgcctcccaaaaatcctaactacgcgtcgcGTCGACGTGgaccgcaagcgctgtgattggtccgctcagaacgtaagttccggcagttgcttttccggtctttcttcctcgtcatAAAAACACCTCcgcaaacgtcttctctgtcgcccgcgcttcaacatttgcaatataagcatttgttcctCAATATTAATGAGctcaaacaacaaatacagctgctccacctcggtcgccattgtttactgttgtttactttacagaagaaaaagcgaggattcggctataaccacacaaacacacagccacaccccctagcagcatggcggtgaattgcagagcaacgcgttccttcgacgcagaacttcgaatgctcaacgactgcGTCACGTGttgcagaagcataaactaggctttactttaaacacatttctgggaccgccttctttcacttacgtaatatctcaaaaatgtcctgtctcaaaaagaagcagaaaaactAGTGCACgcctttgtcacatccagactagattattgtaattccttattatcaggctccagcagtaagtcattaaagaccctgcagcttgtccaaaatgctcCCAGAAGTCAGACTTACTTGTTGTCCCTAAAGTCTCTCAAAgtagaggaggagccagagctttcagcatcaggctcctctcctgtggaatcatctcagggtcagttcaggaggcagacctCCTCTCAGTGTTTAAGAGTCGGCTTTAAACCTTCCTTTAACATAAAGCTTATAGTGAGAGCTGGTCCAGACTCGTCTTAGATCAGCTCtgagttctgctgctgtagctttaGAATGTGGAggaacacatgacacatggagcttctctttcctctgctccctccttatcacatcaaataacttcacGTCTCATcaacatgttactgacttgacttcttcccggAGTCCCTGGGCCTTATCGCTCGCAGATCCACAtcgtggatcatgatggtggatcatgatcgaggtggcagctgatcgtagACTATGATCACAATAAGACTGCTTGAtaaacaatatgtctcctcagatactcgaccattactgacaataacttcTCAATTTATTCACGTTCCATCAAGCTTCAAACTGTTTCCTCTAACCAGCGCTGTAACTACTCTTATTTCTCTGACGTTCTCAGTGACACGTGGCGTCTACTGCACTTGTGTCCTGGGAGACAGATCCTTTTTAGTAGTTTCACCCTTGttgagttaagaacagaggacgtcacagcttgttaaagcctatga is part of the Paralichthys olivaceus isolate ysfri-2021 chromosome 15, ASM2471397v2, whole genome shotgun sequence genome and encodes:
- the LOC138404878 gene encoding olfactory receptor 8G17-like, which gives rise to MENYTYNSFTLQMEGIKVTKDTMYHVFFLYFISYIVIMVMNIGISILIVIDKNLHQPMYLLFCNLSVSDIIGSTHIVPRLLSDILRPPSERLISYYECVVQAFTTQLFGTTSHTVLMIMTFDRYVAICHPLRYAAIMTNKMVIKLTVSAWGVAFVLVGILLGLTIRLNRCRTKIMNPYCDNASLFKLSCESVFVNNVYGLTFTVVLLSASIGSIVLTYTQITIVCLTSKNKSLNSKALKTCSTHLMVYLIMIFSGIILITLHRFPQYSDYRKLSAILFVLVPGSLNPIIYGVQSKEIRKFLLKMFCTKKCLASCKK
- the LOC138404879 gene encoding olfactory receptor 8G17-like, with protein sequence MENYTYNSFILQLEGLNVSNESIYPVFLFFLFSYLFILVANVGIAVLVFTDKNLHQPMYLLFCNLPFNDILGNSIMVPCLLIDILRPPSERLISYYECVVQAFTTHMFGTTSHTVLMIMAFDRYVAICHPLRYAAIMTNKMVIKLTVSAWAVAFVLVGILLGLTIRLNRCRTKIMNPYCDNASLFKLSCESVFVNNVYGLTFTVVLLSASIGSIVLTYTQITIVCLTSKNKSLNSKALKTCSTHLMVYLIMMFSGMIIIILHRFPQYSDYRKLSAILFVLVPGSLNPIIYGVQSKEIRKFLFEMFCTKKCLASCKK
- the LOC138404880 gene encoding olfactory receptor 8G17-like gives rise to the protein MENYTYNSFTLQMEGIKVTKDTMYPVFFLYFISYIVIMVMNIGISILIVIDKNLHQPMYLLFCNLSVSDIIGSTRIVPRLLSDILRPPSERLISYYECVVQAFTSQLFGTTSHTVLMIMAFDRYVAICHPLRYAAIMTNKMVIKLTVSAWGVAFVLVGILLGLTIRLNRCRTKIMNPYCDNASLFKLSCESVFVNNVYGLTFTVVLLSASIGSIVLTYTQITIVCLTSKNKSLNSKALKTCSTHLMVYLIMMFSGIILITLHRFPQYTDIRNLSAILFVLVPGSLNPIIYGVQSKEIRKFLLKMFCTKKCLASFYASASRRRRTYAVPMPYLRRTYAVPMPYLRRTYAVNADPYGVA